Proteins encoded in a region of the Nicotiana tomentosiformis chromosome 9, ASM39032v3, whole genome shotgun sequence genome:
- the LOC104108596 gene encoding uncharacterized protein isoform X2 — MSRDFVQSTTRLCSGGRLFPIVIWSLVGCLLLLQLCSFTYQRNVQSGGTHLSISQQTQFRELEEVEKENIQLPPPRKRSPRAAKRKPKRPTTLIDEFLDESSQLRHVFFPGQRTVVDPRKNYGNDTYYYRPGRMWLDTEGNPIQAHGGGILYDSRTKMYYWYGEYKDGPTYHAHKKGAARVDVIGVGCYSSKDLWTWKNEGIVLAAEEKNETHDLHKSNVLERPKVIYNEKTGKYLMWMHIDDANYTKASVGVAISDFPTGPFNYLYSKRPHGYDSRDMTLFKDDDGVAYLVYSSDKNSELHIGPLNKDYVDVTETVRRILVGQHREAPALFKHQGTYYMITSGCTSWSPNEALAHASESIMGPWETIGNPCIGGNKIFRLTTFFAQSTFVLPLPGIPGLFIFMADRWNPADLRDSRYVWLPLTVGRPLDRPIEYNFGFPSWSRVSIYWHKKWRLPYRR; from the exons ATGTCGAGAGACTTTGTTCAATCCACGACTAGGCTGTGTTCTG GGGGCAGATTGTTTCCAATTGTCATATGGAGCCTAGTAGGGTGCCTTCTTTTACTTCAGCTGTGCTCCTTTACTTATCAAAGAAATGTGCAAAGCGGCGGGACTCACTTAAGTATAAGCCAGCAGACACAGTTTCGGGAGCTTGAAGAGGTTGAGAAGGAGAATATACAGCTTCCACCACCCAGGAAGCGATCCCCACGTGCTGCCAAACGGAAGCCTAAAAGGCCAACGACCTTGATTGATGAATTCCTAGACGAGTCTTCCCAGCTAAGGCATGTGTTTTTCCCTGGTCAAAGAACTGTTGTGGATCCTAGGAAGAACTATGGGAATGATACCTATTACTACCGGCCAGGAAGAATGTGGTTGGATACTGAGGGAAACCCTATACAAGCTCATGGGGGAGGCATTCTTTATGATTCAAGGACAAAAATGTATTATTGGTATGGAGAATATAAAGATGGCCCCACTTACCATGCTCACAAAAAAGGAGCAGCAAGG GTTGATGTCATTGGTGTCGGTTGCTATTCATCAAAAGATTTGTGGACATGGAAAAATGAAGGCATTGTTTTAGCAGCTGAAGAAAAAAATGAGACACATGATTTACACAAATCGAATGTGCTAGAGAGGCCAAAAGTAATTTACAATGAGAAGACAGGTAAATACCTAATGTGGATGCATATTGATGATGCGAACTACACTAAAGCTTCTGTAGGTGTTGCCATTAGTGATTTCCCCACTGGCCCCTTCAATTATTTGTATAGCAAACGACCTCATGGATATGATAGTAGGGACATGACACTCTTCAAAGATGATGATGGCGTTGCATATCTTGTCTACTCATCCGACAAAAACAGTGAGCTTCATATTGGTCCACTTAACAAAGATTATGTAGATGTAACTGAGACAGTGAGAAGGATTCTTGTCGGACAACACAGGGAAGCACCTGCTCTATTTAAGCACCAAGGGACATATTACATGATCACGTCCGGCTGCACTAGTTGGTCTCCGAATGAGGCCCTAGCTCATGCATCCGAATCGATTATGGGGCCGTGGGAGACCATTGGAAACCCATGCATTGGCGGGAACAAAATATTTCGGCTAACTACTTTCTTTGCTCAGAGTACATTTGTGCTTCCATTGCCCGGAATACCTGGTCTCTTTATTTTTATGGCTGATAGGTGGAATCCGGCTGACTTGAGGGATTCGAGGTATGTGTGGTTACCATTAACAGTGGGCAGGCCGTTAGACCGTCCTATAGAGTACAATTTTGGGTTCCCTTCGTGGTCTAGAGTGTCAATATATTGGCATAAGAAATGGAGACTTCCTTATAGGAGGTGA
- the LOC104108596 gene encoding uncharacterized protein isoform X1, translated as MSRDFVQSTTRLCSGKFFLVKTKSRKSTFLRCNAGGRLFPIVIWSLVGCLLLLQLCSFTYQRNVQSGGTHLSISQQTQFRELEEVEKENIQLPPPRKRSPRAAKRKPKRPTTLIDEFLDESSQLRHVFFPGQRTVVDPRKNYGNDTYYYRPGRMWLDTEGNPIQAHGGGILYDSRTKMYYWYGEYKDGPTYHAHKKGAARVDVIGVGCYSSKDLWTWKNEGIVLAAEEKNETHDLHKSNVLERPKVIYNEKTGKYLMWMHIDDANYTKASVGVAISDFPTGPFNYLYSKRPHGYDSRDMTLFKDDDGVAYLVYSSDKNSELHIGPLNKDYVDVTETVRRILVGQHREAPALFKHQGTYYMITSGCTSWSPNEALAHASESIMGPWETIGNPCIGGNKIFRLTTFFAQSTFVLPLPGIPGLFIFMADRWNPADLRDSRYVWLPLTVGRPLDRPIEYNFGFPSWSRVSIYWHKKWRLPYRR; from the exons ATGTCGAGAGACTTTGTTCAATCCACGACTAGGCTGTGTTCTGGTAAGTTTTTTCTT GTCAAGACCAAATCCAGGAAATCAACCTTTTTACGTTGCAATGCAGGGGGCAGATTGTTTCCAATTGTCATATGGAGCCTAGTAGGGTGCCTTCTTTTACTTCAGCTGTGCTCCTTTACTTATCAAAGAAATGTGCAAAGCGGCGGGACTCACTTAAGTATAAGCCAGCAGACACAGTTTCGGGAGCTTGAAGAGGTTGAGAAGGAGAATATACAGCTTCCACCACCCAGGAAGCGATCCCCACGTGCTGCCAAACGGAAGCCTAAAAGGCCAACGACCTTGATTGATGAATTCCTAGACGAGTCTTCCCAGCTAAGGCATGTGTTTTTCCCTGGTCAAAGAACTGTTGTGGATCCTAGGAAGAACTATGGGAATGATACCTATTACTACCGGCCAGGAAGAATGTGGTTGGATACTGAGGGAAACCCTATACAAGCTCATGGGGGAGGCATTCTTTATGATTCAAGGACAAAAATGTATTATTGGTATGGAGAATATAAAGATGGCCCCACTTACCATGCTCACAAAAAAGGAGCAGCAAGG GTTGATGTCATTGGTGTCGGTTGCTATTCATCAAAAGATTTGTGGACATGGAAAAATGAAGGCATTGTTTTAGCAGCTGAAGAAAAAAATGAGACACATGATTTACACAAATCGAATGTGCTAGAGAGGCCAAAAGTAATTTACAATGAGAAGACAGGTAAATACCTAATGTGGATGCATATTGATGATGCGAACTACACTAAAGCTTCTGTAGGTGTTGCCATTAGTGATTTCCCCACTGGCCCCTTCAATTATTTGTATAGCAAACGACCTCATGGATATGATAGTAGGGACATGACACTCTTCAAAGATGATGATGGCGTTGCATATCTTGTCTACTCATCCGACAAAAACAGTGAGCTTCATATTGGTCCACTTAACAAAGATTATGTAGATGTAACTGAGACAGTGAGAAGGATTCTTGTCGGACAACACAGGGAAGCACCTGCTCTATTTAAGCACCAAGGGACATATTACATGATCACGTCCGGCTGCACTAGTTGGTCTCCGAATGAGGCCCTAGCTCATGCATCCGAATCGATTATGGGGCCGTGGGAGACCATTGGAAACCCATGCATTGGCGGGAACAAAATATTTCGGCTAACTACTTTCTTTGCTCAGAGTACATTTGTGCTTCCATTGCCCGGAATACCTGGTCTCTTTATTTTTATGGCTGATAGGTGGAATCCGGCTGACTTGAGGGATTCGAGGTATGTGTGGTTACCATTAACAGTGGGCAGGCCGTTAGACCGTCCTATAGAGTACAATTTTGGGTTCCCTTCGTGGTCTAGAGTGTCAATATATTGGCATAAGAAATGGAGACTTCCTTATAGGAGGTGA
- the LOC138899137 gene encoding uncharacterized protein → MVGEKVLLKVSSMKRIMRFGKKGKLSPRFIGPFEVLRRVGEVVYELALPPSLSRVHPIFHVTVPRKYHADRSYMLDYNMVQLDECLGFEEDPVAIVDMQVCQLRSKKIYVVKVQCKGQPLDEATWDTEEDMRSIYPHLFNTPRMILDPFEDERLFKRWRI, encoded by the coding sequence atggtgggcgagaaggttctcttgaaagtgtCATCGATGAagagaatcatgaggttcgggaagaagggcaagttgagcccaaggtttattggtccatttgaggtgttgaggcgagttggggaggttgtttatgagcttgctttgcctcccagtctatcgagagttcatccgATCTTCCATGTGACTGTGCCcaggaagtatcatgccgacaggtcatATATGTTAGACTACAAcatggttcagctagatgagTGCCTAGGTTTTGAGGAGgatccagttgccattgttgatatgcaggtttgccagttgaggtctaagaagatttaTGTGGTAAAGGTCCAGTGTAAGGGTCAACCACTCGATGAGGCAACTTGGGataccgaggaggacatgcggagcatatatccacacctattcaacACTCCacgtatgattctagacccgttcgaggacgaacgtttatttaagaggtggagaatataa